The Ovis aries strain OAR_USU_Benz2616 breed Rambouillet chromosome X, ARS-UI_Ramb_v3.0, whole genome shotgun sequence genomic sequence AGGATTACATTCCTACACTAAAGTGAAAATtaccatcacacacacaaaattggaAAATATGCTAAAACCAAAAGCTCTCTGATAAGAGGATGTTTTTCATCTACTGATTACCTCTCTGTAGCACTAGCTATGTGAAAAATGTGCTCATCTTCATTCTGTAACcgctcttttctccttctttcaatGTCATGTCGTAGGTCACTTGGATCTATTATTTTGACCAGAGTCTGAGGAATTTTGACAGAAGACAAACCATTCACATTACTGTTAGTTGCACAAAGACTGTATTGAACAAGAACCTTAAGTTAAAGTCCTAAATAAGTTATCTTGTACTCATCTTGTTAATGGTAGTGTAAACAGATACAAGTATTTTGAGACACAACTGACAAAACACAGTCAGAAGAGTTCATACCACTGAACCAGGAATCCGACTTCTGGGCCTCTATACCAAAGAAGAGTCTATCTATTCAAGtatattcaaaatgttttatttaaaaaataaccaaaaaatgaaagtaacttaagtgtgaaaaaattttaaaggagaagggaagaaaaatttaTGGTAAATTTAAGTCATAGGAGTAATGTACAACCACTTAAATTATGATGATATAGACTATGTGGAAGTAAACATGGAAAAACACTGAAAAGTTCACTAAAACTTGCAAAGTCTCAATTATAAAAAGGTCATTGGGAATTGAGAGATTTTACATAAAAGGAATGTTATTATagtttaagtaaaaagaaaaagcatccaAAATTGCATGTACTGTGACAGTGACTATGTTAAAATTTCAGACATAAGACTGTAAGGAAAGACAATCAAATAATACTTTGTGTCAAGCGAATtaaaggtaattaaaaaaaatccttaaatttCCTATAAGTTTATTATAGTATTTTGATTAACAGAAATTTCCTGAAAATATCATTGATTCAATAAACTAACCTATCTCTGTAAATTCAGTAAAATTGTAACCATTcatgtgaaaaaaattatttatatattttatcacaaatgtatttattaaaatctCTCCTCTACAAGAACTCTTCACTCTCAATGAATAATTAGCAGGGTTTTTAGAACTTGATACTTCTTCTAAAACAAGAGCCAGTTTTCTTCTCCCTTGGCTAGTTAAGATAGTTTTTCTAATTAGCAACGAAATGAGGGTAgggggaggtggcaggggtgggaacaataaaaaaaagtattattttcattattttgttagtTTATACTCCATAGAATCTTTCATATAATCTTCAGTAAAAGGAAGGGCAGTATCAAATGAAACTAAGTTCCTTTGCATGCATTCCACATACAACTTAAAAATATATCCCACATGactgctttggaaaaaaaaaaggtatccaACATACTTTCTGCAAGATTTACACTGTGAAGTTTTGGGATGAATATTAAACACTATAATTTTATGTCAATTTTACAAAGCTGTAAAATCCTTAGGGACTATCTCTCTTAgggaatatttttgtcttttgccAGTGTTCTCTTTGTAACCTGGCTGAAAACTAGAATCACTTGGAGAGCTTTGTAAATTTCAGATTCCTGGGTCTTAATCATCCTTTCTCACCCACTTTACCTTTTTTGCTCCCAATGACCAGTTCCCTTTCCCGTTAGTTTGTCAACAATAAGATAATCCCCCATCAAAAACCATATTCACTTACCTGTTTTGAGTCATATACCATAGTTTGTTTACTCTGAAGCTCGGCCAAAGACATATCTATTCTCCTAAAATAATAAAGGCATATTACAATTAAATAATTATGTTATACACTGATACCTCGATTCCATTAATACAGAATGGAATTTGAAATAAAGCTGGTGTGtcttgaaggaagaaaaagaaatctgctaCCAGGTGGTTTTTCATCTATGTGGCAGTCTCCCAGGACACACATATCCTGTAAACAACATCACAGTGAAGCCTTAGTAGTTCTCAAATCACTAGTCTGTGTAACCTTAAACTTGGCTCCGGTGATCTACTGCATTCTAACATTGATTCAGCTCAGCTCACAAGACAGGGTTCACCACCTGCTTGGACAGGTGCCAGCAGAAGAAGACATATGTTTTCATCCGGCTGCCCTCAGAACAGTCATTTCTGAGGACATGAAGCAACCCATGATTTCAATGGCTCGACAACTGTCTTTCATTCTTCCAGTGATAACTTCAGTAGGCAATTACTATAGACACAGCAGAATCAAAGTTAGGTaggtaaatattttcaaagtcctGTACATTTAAACAATGCTAATCATGGCTTTAATACAACCTAGTCTATCAAAGTGCACTGGCCTAGTACCTGCTTGGGTCAGTCCTGTTTTAGGCAGGAAATGCTGTTCTAGAGTCTACAGTAAACCCAAGAGGCAGGCAGCATGTTCCCACATCTGTTCTGAGGCTTATTCCCATGAGTTATATGGACGTACAATAATCAGTCATTACCTGTGAATTTCTGGATCCGAGCTCAACTTAGTTTCATTTACATCTGCAGcttttttaacttgaatttttGAGAAACGCTCATGCAGAGTTATTTCAggtgatggaaaataatttgctgcaaaaggaaacaaaaagtttTATCTCAGTGTAAAACTGATTCCACTTAAAAGGTTATATATACAATAAGCACAGGAGTAAGGGAGTATTAAAAAAACATCCAACCtgctttctcttaaaaatatgGGACCTAAATTTATTTCACAGACTAATGTATAGTGCTCACATGTTTTTTCCAAGCTCAAGCAACAGTAAATGGATTTATGAATGCAAAGATTCTGTTCCTATTTGGCATTCCAGCTTACttgccagaggggaaaaaaaatattggcTTTTTCAGAGAGAGGACCTTTCTTCTCCAAGGTAAGAGCTTCCTCACTGTTACTATATGTGGGAAGTAAAGCTGGCATAGAGCTCTACAGTTCACTTAGagcaaaaataatttcaaaaacaacCCTAAAACATCAATACAATTCTGAACAAATGCTAAATGCTATGGTTACATATCACAGAAGGCTTCCTAACGCCATTTTACTTAGTGTTAACCGAAGTTCATGAAGACATTCTCAAAGTGCCTATGCTACAAGCTTTGAACAGAATAGAGAGAAAGATAATACACTTGACCCATGAGAAAGCTACTCGAGCAATCCTTTTCCCTAACGTACTGTTCCTGTTCTGGGACAATCTCCTGGGTTTCTCTGCAATACCAGCTTCCTTTCTGCCAAGGACCACACTTCCTTTGGGTGAGAGGGGCTGGAATTGAGAAGGTGAACTGTTTCAAACTGCATCCTTTAAAGTAAATATATGCTTTAGTTTGAGGGCTGCagagaaaataattcatttgcaaaatgttttCAGAAGGTAAGAAAGATCAACACAATCATCtagtaagaaatataaaattaaaaatttgaaattcacGAAAGATCCTAGCTTATAAAACACAAAACTGCCTTAATTACACAGAATCAATAAAGAAAGTTATTCTACATGACTAAATTTTCCAATTAATGGAAACTGgccagaagcaaaagcaaaacacaactcaatgaaaacctttaaaatattaattatgcaATTCCCTGACATCATAAAGTATAACAAATAATACTGGAGTCTTTTACTGATCACTtagcatcacccttatggcacaaagtccCAGTAACACCCTTGGGGGCTTTAGGAATATGACCAAATGACCTACACTTCCAGATTTCTCGAGCTTCTTGAGTTTCATATCTGGCTtttgttctttcctcctttctactGGGTTATCAGTTATTGTTTCTCTCTGCTCTCAGTATACCTGTCCTTTGCAGCAGCCAACctcttcttttataattttcaatttgTAATCTACTATGAGTTGAAGCACCAGATTATTGAACTACATAAAAAAGAACAACTGGCTTGAATTAATATGTGCTACTTTCTTCAACAGATTTCCTAATTAATGATTTAacttataatgaaataattactaTTACAATATCAGATATTTACCTATATCTCGTGAAAAGTCAGTACATTATTTTTGCGTTATCCCTAATGTATGTGCGAAATATACCAACCTTTAACTTGATGGATTATAGTTATGATTTGCTGAGCAAATTCTCCTGTAGGTTTGTTTTCAGTATTCTGAGTTGAGTCAAGATGTTCAAACACTGGATGAAACTTTTCACTTTTCCTGCCAACAGCAACCAAATCATGTGACATCTGTCTCTCTGTGGAATAGCTAGAAGCAACCCTAGAATAATTTGTAAATGTTTAACTAAATTTGAGACTATTCACTGAGAAAATAACTTATTAAAATTAATCAAGATaactataaaactaaaaatgtttattttttcttataattaaggCACTAAATTGTATGCCATAAACATGTACAATAATGAGCAGGAGAAAATAGCTATAGGCACACAGTTTTGAGTTCTCCTTTTCAAATCAGAGATCATCAAATATTTGCCactttaataataaaatcttCAAAATTCTAAGCTAAACAATTTTTACTTCAAAAAATACAGCATGGCATTGAAGACACTCAATATGCAAAATATAATCAGATTATTTTCTACTCCCAAATGTCCATATAACTATAAAGCCAGCAAGCTGACACTATCTTGAAATACTACCATTCTTTACAAGCTGATATCAAACATAATAATGTTTCTGACTTCATAAAAATCCTAAACTTCTATGTCAGTAATGAGCTGAGACTAGTATTTTGAAATCAAATTCTGTTTAGCTTAATCACTTACAAAGTCTCACTGAACTCTCAGAAAATAGCCTTAGTTGTTAGCAAAGTTATGATCATGAGAAGCAATGATACTGTTCACCCTAAAATATATCCTTAAGGATATACTACCATTTATAATATAACCCCAACCATCTTACCATTTTAATACTTTCTGAATCTTTATAACTTTCATTAAGCACTTTCCTGACCCTCAAGTACCATTATAAATTCATGATTATGACATATAACAATTATTCATGCCAAACAAAGGGGCTCAGAGCTTACAAATATTAATCTTTGTAATACCTCTATGCAGAAGGTGTCATGATACTGAGACAATAGAtgtcatttgttttgcttttcatccCCGAGGTTAAGCATTCATTTGCATGTAATCCTTCCAAATGTCATAATGGGAAAGTATACTTTATTCTAAGAATGCTACTCCTGCTTAAAACCACTCAAATTCTTCATCTGTAGGCAGTTTATgcatcagaaaagaaaatgcctcattatttatatttattcctcATGTTGGACCCAAAACAGCACTAACCAGCTTATACCCATCTCACTCCTCTGCATTTAACTCTGAATAGCTTCTGGCTCTTCCTAAAAAATAAGTTCATTATTCAAAGAACTGAGATTTACAACTGCTAGGGTGTTTTATGATGATGTTTCAGAATCCGAAGATAAATCCAAAAGAGAGCcctgaaatatgttttaaataatagCAGCACCACTAAAAAAAATATCTCTTCATACAACAAAAATCAATCAGATGGATACATTTGGGGCTGTGGGTGTACACATGCACATATTTATTTACTGACGTCACTTAATAGCCATATATCTAAAACTGCTCCAAGGTTATGAAGGGCTTAAAGATATTCTTAACTGAAAATTTTAACTCTTCTAGCAAGATGGTTTTAAGTGCTTATTTTCAACTTCTCAGAGGAAAACCTTCCATCTGATTTTTCATGCTCCCTCTTAAATCAGCCCTGTTGAGATGACTCCCTGCCACGGCAGAAACATGGATGAGTGACTACGCCACAGGTTGATGCCACTGCTGTGGTTTCCTTGACTAATCAGAAAGACCTTTAGAGGGCCCATTTCTCCTCCTAATTTGTTCCAAGCTTCTCATTCTATATCTGATAACTAGTAAAAGACATTTAGTGATAAATGTTAAAAGCTAGAATGGCCCTGTAACAACCCCTACTaacaaagtaattagcctccaattaaaataaataaatttaaataaaaaataaatttaaaaaaagaattacatatgCTTTCTGTTCAAAGGGGTTTAATGGTACAAAAAGCTCTTCCATACCCCCAAAAcagctttacattttttttttacaggagaaaaataaggtgtttaaatagaattataaaaatgatCTATAAGGGAAAATCAGTTGACAATGGTTTTCACTGCTGTCTCAGTTTCCCCCAAGACAAAACCAGCTGATAAAGGCTTCCAGTTTTTCACcagataattattaaaatttacttGTAATTTATGATTACTGTCATAACTCTTATCTCCCCACTCCCAAGTCCAACTCTCAATTCATAGGAATACTGTGGTATACTTTGAAGCTATACTTAATTCTTGATATTTaccagtttaaaatttttctctagatatatcccataagatttttaataaaaaatataaaagtgacCATCTTTCtagaaaatatacatgaaaagaatataacctgaaattttgttttttaaaaataactatacttTTGCTATAAGGAAAAACTTCTGGAGACTTCAAAATGCAAAATGTTCTAGGTAGTTTCATTTGCAAATTTAATCACCCCTTCgtttatattttagtatttccCATGACATTACTGATCAACAAGTTTACAATTTCACAAAATATCCCCAAAACAAGTAGTTAAACTGGAAAGACCAAATGTTCTCATTTGAGATGCATTTtagacacttttaaaaattaaaatatagccaTCACCTGTATTCTATTAAAtcttctgggttctctgttcCCTCCCCCAACTTCACCCtggttttccttctctatttAGGATATTTCGCCTGATGTTCATCTGAGTGCCACGCATAACaactaacaaaacattaaaaaaaaaactatattaaaacTTAATTCCTCTTCTCCACAGTTAAAAAACCAACTGCCTggcaaaacaacaataacaaaaaccgAACCACCAAAATCAACGGATAATCTCCTGCTCTCTGGAAGTTTATAATAGGTAACAAAATTCATATGACACATGTaaagttttcctttctcagttttattCTAGCTAATAACTATCACAAAGCACTTTCTGAATCATAAGTTTGTTCCTGTCTTCCTAAGAACACATTTAGAATTTTTGGAGTTGAGGGAAATGGATTAGAGAGACTGCTACTCCCTTAATTCAACATctcattattactttttttcaCAAAAGTCCCGTGACTGGCCTTGTCAACCTCAGTGCCCTTTCAAGACATCTGATAGAAGGTGGCCAAAACTGAGCCCTCTCCCAGAAGCTAATCCTGTTACATCAGGCTGGCAGTGTGGTGGTCTTACTTTCACACCTCCTGCCCTTCTATTTCCTTTCCCTAGACTGCTCAGAATGGCACAGCTCAAAGTTCCTGGGTGTGTTTTCTGCCTTTGTTAACCTATAAATATAAAAGGTCTTTCATCTCATCTCCACATGTCtaaaacacaccaaccttcaaagcCTAGCTCACATGTCAACTCCTGaaagaagccttccctgaatCCCCCAGCTTGGGATCATCCGAATCACATATCATACACCACCTCACACATCACTCCACTGTGCCATGGTATTACCAACATTATCTTCTTGCCTCTAAGACCAGGGGAGAAGAAACCTAATCCTATGTGGATCCATAGTCCCAGGGCACCTTAACAGATTGTCTCACAGGGTAGGTCCTCAAAAAAATATATGCTgtataaaaaaatgataaaatgaaaaatgactgGCACAATATGAAATGATGAGTTTCACCTTAAAAGATGACAGATTTAAAAATTCTGagatcaatttttgttttttaactttcttggcttacttcaaaaaattttaacttaatttagataaatttaaattttttcattttttataagagAAAACCTCAAATATATTCAAAAGTTCAGAGAATCCTATGATGAGCCTGTCAAGTTAGCTTCAATAGTTATCAACACATAACCAActgaagcagactcacagatccTAGAGGAACACCCAGTTAATTTGGGCCCCAAAAGGCATAGACAGGTGACCTGCCCAATGTTATGGAACTGCGCAGTGACCTACTGGAAAACAAAGACCTATGCATCCCAACATCAAACAAAGTTTACCTCCCTATACTAGGACCCCCAAGAGGTACTAAGAGAAGACTGAGCGAAACATAGGAATGAAAGGGAATCTTTTCTCAATTAATTTTTgagtttagaaaatatatatgagaaatattagaaggaaaaaacTCTTAAGATTTTTGTGATACGTAGCAGCAAGTTAGCAGGTTTGTGTATCACAAAAATATCTCCACCCAGCTTATTTTGCCTCCAGCTGAAAAGTGCCCATCACGGGTAAGCTTGTGTGATTAGGTTACCTTCCTTCTATCCTAGCTGTGGTTTTTCACTCTTCCCCAGCCTAAGCAGCACCTGTCTGCCCGGAGCATCAGGGCTCCAGTGTCTTCTGGGGCTCATCATCCACCTCATTCCCCTTTTAGAATGGGGAAAAACTGGGTAGGGTCAGGGATGCCCTCTCTGTATCTCTTCACTGGGAAATAAAAGGATTAAATGCAAATACGGTTGAGGCAGTCAGTCCAATGTTGCCTTCACTAGCCAACCTTCTCATTCTAGATGCCTAGTGCTAGCACCTGGGAAGTCAAAGGAGCCTCAGTGCAGGCCCACCTGCCCCAGCTTACTCTTTTGTGGAGACTGGCatgccctccttccctcctctcaccAACTTCCTAGCCTGACCAAGGTTCAGCCTCTCACCTATTCTGTCCAGTAGTAAACCCAAACTCCCTTCATCTGCCCCATGACTTTCAGATGTCTACAACAGTGAGTGTTTGGAGTTCATAACAACCTTAGTACAGATTTTCATATTGTGACGCTCTTCATTCTGAAACATAGTTATGACTCATATGTAACTTCTACCTCTGATAATGCAGTTTCTGACAAAGTAGGTCACTAGAAGATCACTAGGTCAACTAGGCTTCTATTTCTCAAcatcaaattataaaattaacaGTGTTCAGCATCTCTAATGAGGTCTACTAAAATAAAATCCTTCAAAATTGTTACTTCTATGTTGACAGAAGTATTAACTATGCACTGAACATTCAAGAAGTGTCACCTACTGCTATTCTAGATACAAACTAATACCTAGAAAAATCACTAGGTTTCAACTGCACTGAtaactggaagaaaatgtatcaAAACCAGACCCAAGCTAAGAAAGTAAATGAACGTATAAAATGAACTGCCTTATTAGTATCTCCAAAAAAAGTGTATACTCTAGATTTTAACCAACAAATAACCTATCTGCACTCTAtgattatttcagttttattaagcAGAAGGAAATCTAATTTATGTTGGGAGTTGAGAACATGGCTGTTGAGGATATGAACTATCAATACCTTTGTTTTATGGACACTTCATCAGTTCACACATAACTAAATTCAACCCCACAAAATTCTTACAcattcattcatcagttaatAATTATAATCAGAGAGAAAGATTTTTGCTGATTATGATGCACTGCCATACTGAAAAGatgcatatatttattaataaaaatcactAAGTGACAACTGTATGTTTTCAACTGCACTGATAACTCAAAGAACATGTATTAAAACCTGACCCAAGCTAAGAAAGGAAACGAATGTATAAAATGAACCaccatttatacattttaaacaaatgtataaaatgaAGAACCAAAATTCTTCAAGTCTTTAGAAAGAACTTACAGTAAAGCTCTTTATTACACAAACCATTCCATAGGTCCTTGTCAGGTAATTCAAACATGTACTGACAGGTCCCACTTAATGGGCCATGAAATTCACAAAAGGAGAGTTTATTAATTCAAAACAAAGGTACAGCAGCCTCAATTTTAGGAAGCTCATTTTTGTGACACATGATGAAGATCGAGCTTCTATTTCTCAACATCGTTATAAAATTAACAGTGTTCAGCATCTCTAATGAGGTctactaaaataaaattcttcaaaattgtTACTTCTagcattctttaaaaatgttacagccaacttattaattctaatttaagaataaaacatttctttattaaatatttaaaaattcaagattttaacttttattttaaaattacttttactattattttaaaattcaaagttttTGTGATTGTACTTTTATGTAAAAATTCAAGATTTTTGTGATTTGATTGCATGTAATTttacctcaaaagaaaaaaaaactgtaaacaaatattaaatactgaaatatataaaGGTGAGTGTACTTGTATCTTCTGTATTTCACTTTGAAATGCAGTGAAAAATTAAGATGGAATGATAGATGAACAGATGTGATTACAGAAGtatagtaaaatgttaattgtagACTCTAGGTGGGTATATAGGTGTCGACTGTACACctatatatgtttgtatgttttgtttcAACTTTCAATTATGTTTCAATTGTGTTTCAATTATGTTTCAACTTTTCTATATGTTTGAACATTTTCATAATATaaggttagaaagagaaaaatcttaaggTAAGATCCTTAAACTTGATGCTCAGAGTAGCCTTTATACTCTTAAGATTAAGAACTAGTAGAGccgttatggagaaggcaatggcaccccactccagtactcttgcctggaaaatcccatggacggaggagcctggtgggctgcagtccatggggtcgctaagagtcggacatgactgaagctacttcactttcacttttcactttcatgcattggagaaggaaatggcaacccactccagtgttcttgcctggagaattccagggataggggagcctggtgggctgccgtctgtggggtcgcacagagtcagacacgactgaagcgacttagcagcagcagcagcagagcctttATATTCTTAAGATTAAGAACTAGTAGGAAATAAAGCACAAAGTGACTTaagatatattatataaaatagaatgttgctgtttagtcactaagtcatgtctgactcttttgcgaccccatggactgtagcccaccaggctcctttgtccgtggcatttcccaggcaagattactggagtgggttatgaCAATCATATATATGGTTATATACGGTTATGACAGCCATATAGAAAAGTAGCCCCAAAAAGCtgtatcaaaatattaataaaatggtcCTAAGGTAGTAGGATTATGGGTGATTTCCCCCCTCCCTTCTATTTGTCCAACTTCTTctaatataatcatatatataaattctttctgtgtacatataaatatgcatatgtatattttgagatatttttgtAAGTATAATGAATGTAAAAAAATATCAGGAAAAGGACAGTCAAATCtaactttaaagaaagaaacaaatgtattaaaaaaaaaaagactatgggTTTACCACCCTCACTTTTACATTCTAAccttggatttttttccctctagttttttttttcaaatacagatACGAGTCAACTGTGAACATAAATGCATCAAATCAACACGGTCCATCACTTTTTAACTCACATACTGGTAGTGTATTAAGATAACAAACAGACTAGCTGATGCATCCAAGTGTCAGTGCCTTATTATTCTCAGAATCCATAAACAGAGGTAATAGAACAAAGCATGCAATCCACTTTAGAGGAATAAAACCTATTACGAAAGTAGTCTTTTTTGTTAAAGTCTCATTAAGCGCTAAACCAAATGTCTTACAAATTGGCCTCTCTCTAGACTCTAGCCTAATTCCTCTACCTAGGAGAAGCTAGTTGGTTGAGCTCCACTCCTTTTGAGATGGTAGCAAGAACCATGTTAAGTCATCCACCTCCTTGAGACACAAGGGGACATATAGATTTGAGCCACAGGCACGGACTCAGATCTAAGTCACTTCATCTCTCACAGCCTCACAGTCTTTCTCTGTAATATCAGGGCCTGCTGAAAGGTCCCTTCCAGGCCAAAAGTTCTCTGAATTACATGCAACAGGGAAAACAGGCTTTGAGAAATTGAGCAAGGAATAGGTCTCCTTGAATATGACCTGGCCTATTTGTGGGTATAGAAAATGtggaaacataaaaatatgtaaattcatGAAGAGGACCAACTCCATAGAATGCCCTGCACCCCAAAAGCATCTTGAGATACAAACACGGAAATAAACATGACATCATCCTGTATTACTAAGTCATGGGATTAATTCCCATTACAGGGCTTTTTTGAAAAATCTGGCAATCCCCACCCCCTCACTTGATGAACTCTAAACACACTATGAACTCTATTTTCAAAGCTAAAATAAAGGTGGCAGAAACAGTTATTAcacatcattaagaaaaaatgaagacaataccTAGATCTATTCTGTGCTTGCTTCACATCTACTTTAACTGTGAGTGACTTCTTCCTAAGAAAGACAGATGAAGGCTTCAAGTCGGAATCACTATTATCAAGTTGGTTACAGGAAGAGTTGCTGTCTTTACTGccagctctttctttctttattttgtccTTCCGTGTGTCCTTACAGGATCTCGAATCAACATCGCTTTTATCTAAGTGGGTTAAGGCAGCACAGTCTTTCTTTGATGGCTTAGAAGATTCTCTGACTTGCCCACCTtcagtctctctccctcttccagcATGAGAACAACTGGACTCTCTATTCACAGGGCCTTTTTGAGAACCCAATTTTCTATCTTCCTCCTTAGGGTACCTCTGAGCTCTTCCATCATAAAAGTCCTTGTCGCCATCTGAGGTCTTTCGATATCTGTGGCGAGAATCACAGGATACCTTGGCTGCTGAACTGGTCTCTGGGAATTCCCTTGGAGCATATCGATGAGTCTGGGTTTCAAGGTTCCGCTGATCTTTCTTCTCTTGGTAAGGAGCAGAAAAATGCCTGGATTTCCACTGCAGGCTCCTGACAGGCTCTCTGTTTTCATACCTCTCCACATCGTGAGGTCTTTTTGATGTGTGTCCATATTTTCTGAAATCATGATCCTCAGGATACCTGTGTTGACATAAAACAGTTTACATTTGCACTAGAGAGAAGAAAGTGAGAATTTATATGTGTGGAATGTTGGGCAGCATGGCTTTAAATGCAAAATGTAGTGGAAAGTTAACCTACAATCCCTTAAGCCAGCTCATAGATGCACAAGGTACTTAAAGAAaatagcatcttttaaaaaaatatattctagcCATCTACATGATTTACTCTAAAAATAAACACTTCACTACTATCAGTAGACCAAAACTACACTACAATGCTTTTGATCTTTTAGACAAAAGCTTTTCAAGGTTATCTTTAACCATAAAGTAAACAGACTTTTTCATTTGAGGCTT encodes the following:
- the BCLAF3 gene encoding BCLAF1 and THRAP3 family member 3 isoform X4, which gives rise to MARSRSRSPRWRHRSLTPVPRSSEHYKQRYEHYGYDYRKDPKRHITWRMDNEKYGQSKPRISSRENIYYRSYEHRSPSPNIRGNSSEKFYTYKPPQVYLPERGDDSNRRAQYVPRHSEGIFYKEHQRSCYPQKAQGRYIPDDRRNRRSEKGGTPPVRSTTDSFRFEGYWHEDEPRHQRIQDEKYSQSLRRGPEDFEKRSSFQKRYPEDHDFRKYGHTSKRPHDVERYENREPVRSLQWKSRHFSAPYQEKKDQRNLETQTHRYAPREFPETSSAAKVSCDSRHRYRKTSDGDKDFYDGRAQRYPKEEDRKLGSQKGPVNRESSCSHAGRGRETEGGQVRESSKPSKKDCAALTHLDKSDVDSRSCKDTRKDKIKKERAGSKDSNSSCNQLDNSDSDLKPSSVFLRKKSLTVKVDVKQAQNRSRVASSYSTERQMSHDLVAVGRKSEKFHPVFEHLDSTQNTENKPTGEFAQQIITIIHQVKANYFPSPEITLHERFSKIQVKKAADVNETKLSSDPEIHRRIDMSLAELQSKQTMVYDSKQTLVKIIDPSDLRHDIERRRKERLQNEDEHIFHIASATERSDQHSSFSELKDTHVDEFQKPTSFEKSNFRKFIQKPSSNDTMQRKDVITHRPFEVEENHQNTRGFRRPFKTNFRGGRFHFQHKSDLVQKSLYIQAKYQRLRFAGPRGFVTNKFRERLLRGKKF
- the BCLAF3 gene encoding BCLAF1 and THRAP3 family member 3 isoform X8: MARSRSRSPRWRHRSLTPVPRSSEHYKQRYEHYGYDYRKDPKRHITWRMDNEKYGQSKPRISSRENIYYRSYEHRSPSPNIRGNSSEKFYTYKPPQVYLPERGDDSNRRAQYVPRHSEGIFYKEHQRSCYPQKAQGRYIPDDRRNRRSEKGGTPPVRSTTDSFRFEGYWHEDEPRHQRIQDEKYSQSLRRGPEDFEKRSSFQKRYPEDHDFRKYGHTSKRPHDVERYENREPVRSLQWKSRHFSAPYQEKKDQRNLETQTHRYAPREFPETSSAAKVSCDSRHRYRKTSDGDKDFYDGRAQRYPKEEDRKLGSQKGPVNRESSCSHAGRGRETEGGQVRESSKPSKKDCAALTHLDKSDVDSRSCKDTRKDKIKKERAGSKDSNSSCNQLDNSDSDLKPSSVFLRKKSLTVKVDVKQAQNRSRVASSYSTERQMSHDLVAVGRKSEKFHPVFEHLDSTQNTENKPTGEFAQQIITIIHQVKANYFPSPEITLHERFSKIQVKKAADVNETKLSSDPEIHRRIDMSLAELQSKQTMVYDSKQTLVKIIDPSDLRHDIERRRKERLQNEDEHIFHIASATERSDQHSSFSELKDTHVDEFQKPTSFEKSNFRKFIQKPSSNDTMQRKDVITHRPFEVEENHQNTRGFRRPFKEYTNIDPAI
- the BCLAF3 gene encoding BCLAF1 and THRAP3 family member 3 isoform X6; this translates as MARSRSRSPRWRHRSLTPVPRSSEHYKQRYEHYGYDYRKDPKRHITWRMDNEKYGQSKPRISSRENIYYRSYEHRSPSPNIRGNSSEKFYTYKPPQVYLPERGDDSNRRAQYVPRHSEGIFYKEHQRSCYPQKAQGRYIPDDRRNRRSEKGGTPPVRSTTDSFRFEGYWHEDEPRHQRIQDEKYSQSLRRGPEDFEKRSSFQKRYPEDHDFRKYGHTSKRPHDVERYENREPVRSLQWKSRHFSAPYQEKKDQRNLETQTHRYAPREFPETSSAAKVSCDSRHRYRKTSDGDKDFYDGRAQRYPKEEDRKLGSQKGPVNRESSCSHAGRGRETEGGQVRESSKPSKKDCAALTHLDKSDVDSRSCKDTRKDKIKKERAGSKDSNSSCNQLDNSDSDLKPSSVFLRKKSLTVKVDVKQAQNRSRKSEKFHPVFEHLDSTQNTENKPTGEFAQQIITIIHQVKANYFPSPEITLHERFSKIQVKKAADVNETKLSSDPEIHRRIDMSLAELQSKQTMVYDSKQTLVKIIDPSDLRHDIERRRKERLQNEDEHIFHIASATERSDQHSSFSELKDTHVDEFQKPTSFEKSNFRKFIQKPSSNDTMQRKDVITHRPFEVEENHQNTRGFRRPFKTNFRGGRFHFQHKSDLVQKSLYIQAKYQRLRFAGPRGFVTNKFRERLLRGKKIF